In a single window of the Flavobacterium sp. W4I14 genome:
- a CDS encoding hypothetical protein (product_source=Hypo-rule applied; superfamily=50249), which translates to MDISERKDFYSDFFGNPDISEREKYKYYTSNDPDILAEKEKIRKIVTKKGLSSVMNDTKWLKLQNAIKQLPFPPPYIDKLIIDDKSYEEVKISKAPHWLGNWEPFYKEGMHLFFTIEYIKVRPCYAEHKGSLVGPKIFDETEEFKLLLRALNIPYEEDEGIFTIFGYR; encoded by the coding sequence ATGGACATTAGTGAGAGAAAGGATTTTTACAGTGATTTCTTCGGAAACCCTGACATTTCTGAAAGAGAAAAGTATAAATACTATACCTCAAACGATCCGGATATTTTAGCGGAAAAAGAGAAAATAAGAAAAATTGTTACAAAAAAAGGGCTGTCGTCAGTAATGAACGACACAAAATGGTTGAAACTTCAAAATGCAATAAAACAATTGCCTTTCCCACCTCCATATATAGACAAACTCATTATTGATGACAAGTCTTATGAAGAAGTAAAAATAAGTAAGGCTCCACATTGGTTAGGAAATTGGGAACCGTTTTACAAAGAGGGCATGCATTTGTTTTTTACTATTGAGTATATAAAAGTACGACCATGTTATGCGGAGCATAAAGGAAGTTTAGTTGGCCCTAAAATATTTGACGAAACCGAAGAATTTAAACTCCTTTTAAGAGCGTTGAATATACCTTATGAAGAAGATGAGGGAATTTTCACAATATTCGGATACAGATAA